Proteins co-encoded in one Sulfuricaulis limicola genomic window:
- a CDS encoding DUF1269 domain-containing protein, whose product MRRRLYFLLPDVKTAKAVFNKLLLARIEQEHVFFLAREGVSLNDLPEATMLQKSDELHGLALGLVVGGATGAVAGVVAMMFPPSGLAMGLGVILAMSLIGAIVGVWASGMIAADVPNTRLRKFSRDIEQGKILLMVDVPKDQIGEISDMIREQYPDAAARGRDPTIPAFP is encoded by the coding sequence ATGAGAAGACGGCTTTATTTTCTGCTCCCCGACGTCAAGACCGCGAAAGCGGTATTCAACAAGCTGCTGCTGGCCCGCATCGAACAAGAGCATGTGTTTTTTCTGGCCCGGGAAGGCGTGTCGCTGAACGACCTGCCCGAAGCCACCATGCTCCAGAAAAGCGATGAGCTCCACGGCCTCGCCCTGGGCCTGGTCGTGGGCGGCGCCACCGGAGCCGTCGCCGGCGTCGTCGCCATGATGTTTCCGCCCTCCGGCCTGGCGATGGGACTCGGCGTGATCCTGGCCATGAGCCTGATCGGCGCCATCGTCGGCGTGTGGGCCTCCGGCATGATTGCGGCGGATGTTCCCAACACCCGCCTGCGGAAATTCTCCCGCGACATCGAACAGGGAAAAATCCTGCTGATGGTCGACGTGCCCAAGGACCAGATCGGGGAAATCAGCGACATGATACGCGAGCAGTATCCGGATGCCGCCGCGCGCGGACGCGACCCGACCATCCCGGCATTCCCTTAA
- a CDS encoding DUF47 domain-containing protein produces MANFLSFLIPQDKKFFRLFEKASANLLATSRALVEMVNTASADKRKELIREIEHLEHIGDNLTHETLNELSTNFITPFDREDIHAMVASLDDVVDFIHGAAKRIDLYKLTEIPPSMCKLADLVLQGAQELHAAVSNLKDIKKPELIREACVKINSIENHADDIFDMAIAQLFDEEKDAIMLIKTKEVLSALETATDKCEDAANAISSMIVKYS; encoded by the coding sequence ATGGCCAACTTCCTGAGTTTCCTGATACCGCAGGACAAGAAATTCTTTCGGCTCTTTGAAAAGGCCTCGGCCAATCTGTTGGCCACGTCCCGGGCACTGGTCGAGATGGTCAATACCGCCTCGGCCGACAAGCGCAAGGAACTCATCCGGGAAATCGAGCACCTGGAGCACATCGGCGACAACCTGACCCATGAAACGCTCAACGAACTCAGCACCAATTTCATCACCCCGTTCGACCGCGAAGACATCCATGCCATGGTGGCCTCGCTCGACGACGTGGTGGATTTCATCCACGGCGCGGCGAAACGCATCGATCTCTACAAGCTCACCGAGATTCCTCCGTCCATGTGCAAGCTGGCCGATCTGGTCCTGCAGGGCGCGCAGGAACTGCACGCCGCCGTCTCGAACCTGAAGGACATCAAGAAGCCGGAACTCATCCGCGAAGCCTGCGTGAAAATCAACAGCATCGAGAACCATGCCGACGATATCTTCGACATGGCCATCGCCCAGCTGTTCGACGAGGAGAAGGATGCGATCATGCTCATCAAGACCAAGGAGGTCCTGTCCGCCCTCGAAACCGCCACCGACAAATGCGAGGACGCGGCCAATGCCATTTCCAGCATGATCGTCAAATACTCCTGA
- the hslO gene encoding Hsp33 family molecular chaperone HslO, with protein sequence MTTGDSLQRFIFENAPIRGEIVHLDATWQAVLERRDYPPRVRDILGELMAAAALLTSTLKFDGRLIMQVQGNGPVNLLVVECTSDRTMRAIAQWNGAVPDAPLSELVGDGRLAVTIDPQKGRERYQAIVNLEGLTVAEAFENYFARSEQLATRLWLASDPNQAAGMLLQRLPGDPQLDDDAWNRAVHLGSTITREELLALPVPEIIRRLYHEEDIRLFSRAPVSFRCSCSRDRVESVLRMLGHGEIHSILAEQGAVRVDCEFCGSRYEFDRIDAEQLFASLHSTPATPTRH encoded by the coding sequence ATGACCACCGGCGATTCGCTGCAACGCTTCATCTTCGAGAACGCCCCGATCCGCGGCGAGATCGTGCATCTCGACGCCACCTGGCAGGCGGTGCTCGAACGGCGCGACTACCCGCCGCGCGTGCGCGACATTCTCGGTGAACTGATGGCCGCGGCGGCACTGCTCACTTCCACGCTCAAGTTCGACGGCCGGCTGATCATGCAGGTGCAGGGCAACGGGCCGGTCAATTTGCTGGTGGTCGAGTGCACCAGCGACCGCACCATGCGCGCCATCGCGCAGTGGAACGGCGCCGTGCCGGATGCGCCGCTTTCCGAACTGGTCGGCGACGGTCGTCTCGCCGTGACCATCGACCCGCAGAAAGGCAGGGAACGCTACCAGGCCATCGTGAATCTCGAAGGGCTGACCGTGGCCGAGGCGTTTGAAAATTATTTCGCGCGCTCGGAGCAGCTGGCCACGCGCCTGTGGCTCGCCTCCGATCCCAACCAGGCAGCCGGGATGCTGCTGCAACGGCTGCCCGGGGACCCGCAGCTGGACGACGACGCCTGGAATCGCGCCGTGCATCTGGGCTCGACCATCACGCGCGAGGAACTGCTGGCGCTGCCGGTGCCCGAGATCATCCGCCGCCTGTACCATGAAGAGGACATCCGCCTGTTCTCGCGCGCGCCGGTGAGCTTCCGCTGCTCCTGCTCGCGCGACCGGGTCGAGTCGGTGCTGCGCATGCTCGGGCACGGCGAAATCCACTCGATCCTGGCGGAACAGGGGGCGGTCCGGGTGGACTGCGAGTTCTGCGGCAGCCGCTACGAATTCGACCGGATCGACGCGGAACAGCTGTTTGCCAGCCTGCACAGCACCCCGGCCACTCCGACGCGCCACTAG
- the pstC gene encoding phosphate ABC transporter permease subunit PstC, with protein sequence MNIVHSHISDTISGRQRLMDRFFQALTTGSAWLVLVILGGIIVSLFTGGWQALVAFGPKFLVTDEWNPVTEQFGALVPIYGTLVSSLIALLIAVPMSFGIAVFLTEVAPGWMRRPIGTAVELLAAIPSIIYGMWGLFVFAPVMSQHVQPWLQARFGDTALIGALFQGAPLGIGMLPAGIILGIMIIPFITALMRDVFLTTPKFLKESAYGVGATHWEVVWNVVLPYTRVGAVGGIFLGLGRALGETMAVTFVIGNTHRLSASLFEPGNSIASTLANEFNEAVGDMHTSALIALGLVLFMITFVVLALAKLLLLGLESRDSAKS encoded by the coding sequence ATGAACATCGTCCATTCGCACATTTCCGACACCATCAGCGGGCGGCAACGCCTGATGGACCGTTTCTTCCAGGCCCTGACCACCGGCTCGGCCTGGCTGGTGCTGGTGATTCTCGGCGGGATCATCGTGTCCCTGTTCACCGGCGGCTGGCAGGCCCTGGTCGCGTTCGGCCCGAAGTTCCTCGTGACCGACGAATGGAATCCGGTGACCGAACAATTTGGCGCGCTCGTGCCCATCTACGGGACACTGGTCAGCTCCCTGATTGCGCTGCTTATCGCCGTGCCGATGAGCTTCGGCATCGCGGTATTTCTCACCGAGGTCGCGCCGGGATGGATGCGTCGCCCGATCGGCACCGCGGTCGAACTGCTCGCGGCCATTCCCAGCATCATCTATGGCATGTGGGGGCTGTTCGTGTTCGCGCCCGTCATGTCGCAGCATGTCCAGCCCTGGCTGCAGGCGCGATTCGGCGACACCGCGCTCATCGGCGCCCTGTTCCAGGGCGCACCGCTCGGCATCGGCATGCTGCCCGCCGGCATCATTCTCGGCATCATGATCATTCCCTTTATCACCGCGCTCATGCGCGACGTGTTTCTTACCACACCCAAGTTTCTCAAGGAGTCGGCCTACGGCGTCGGCGCCACGCACTGGGAAGTCGTGTGGAACGTGGTGCTGCCGTACACGCGCGTCGGCGCCGTCGGCGGCATTTTCCTTGGCCTCGGACGCGCCCTCGGCGAAACCATGGCCGTGACCTTCGTCATCGGCAACACCCACCGGCTGAGCGCCTCGCTGTTCGAGCCGGGAAATTCCATCGCCTCGACGCTGGCGAACGAATTCAACGAAGCCGTGGGCGACATGCATACTTCCGCGTTGATCGCGCTCGGACTGGTACTGTTCATGATCACCTTCGTCGTGCTGGCGCTGGCCAAGCTGTTGCTGCTCGGGCTGGAGTCGCGCGACAGCGCCAAAAGCTGA
- the typA gene encoding translational GTPase TypA, producing the protein MIQKLRNIAIIAHVDHGKTTLVDKLLQQSGTFAAHQQMGTRVMDSNDLERERGITILAKNTAIRWNDYRINIVDTPGHADFGGEVERVLSMVDSVLLLVDAVDGPMPQTRFVTRKAFAQGLKPIVVINKIDRPGARPDWVLNQTFDLFDKLGATDEQLDFPVVYASALNGYAGLTPDIREGDMTPLFETIVKHVAPPKVNPEGPFQMQVSSIAYSSYVGAIAIGRITRGKVKSNQPVTVIDHDGKTRNGKILQVLGFMGLERTEVPEAEAGDIIAITGIEGPRISDTLCDPNTVEAMPPLSVDEPTVTMTFEVNNSPFAGQDGKYVTSRQIRERLERELIHNVALRVEDTGSPDKFRVSGRGELHLGILLENMRREGYELGVSRPQVITKQVNGETHEPYEQLTVDIETQHQGAVMEQLGQRKGDLLNMEPDGKGRVRLEYMIPARGLIGFQTDFLTATAGSGLIYHVFDHYGPEKKGLVGGRINGVLISNGNGMSVAYALFNLQERGRMFIGPGEDMYEGMIIGIHTRDNDLVVNAMKGKQLTNMRASGSDENVILVPPIELTLERAIEFIDDDELVEITPNHLRLRKRFLKETDRKRADRAAAG; encoded by the coding sequence ATGATTCAGAAATTGCGCAACATCGCCATCATCGCCCACGTCGACCACGGCAAGACCACGCTCGTCGACAAGCTCCTGCAACAGTCCGGCACCTTCGCCGCGCACCAGCAAATGGGCACGCGCGTCATGGACTCGAACGACCTCGAACGCGAGCGCGGCATCACCATTCTGGCCAAGAACACCGCGATCCGCTGGAACGATTACCGCATCAACATCGTGGACACCCCGGGTCATGCCGACTTCGGCGGCGAGGTCGAGCGCGTGCTGTCGATGGTTGACTCGGTGCTGCTGCTGGTGGACGCCGTGGACGGACCGATGCCACAGACGCGTTTCGTCACGCGCAAGGCCTTCGCGCAGGGGCTGAAGCCCATCGTCGTCATCAACAAGATCGACCGCCCCGGCGCGCGCCCGGACTGGGTGCTGAACCAGACCTTCGACCTGTTCGACAAGCTCGGTGCGACCGACGAACAGCTCGACTTTCCGGTGGTGTACGCCTCGGCGCTGAACGGCTACGCCGGGCTCACGCCAGACATACGCGAAGGCGACATGACGCCGCTGTTCGAGACCATCGTCAAGCACGTGGCGCCGCCCAAGGTCAACCCCGAAGGCCCGTTCCAGATGCAGGTGTCGAGCATCGCCTACTCGAGCTACGTCGGCGCCATCGCCATCGGCCGCATCACCCGCGGCAAGGTGAAGTCCAACCAGCCGGTCACGGTCATCGACCACGATGGCAAGACCCGCAACGGCAAGATTCTGCAGGTGCTCGGCTTCATGGGGCTGGAGCGCACCGAAGTGCCCGAGGCCGAGGCCGGCGACATCATCGCCATCACCGGCATCGAGGGCCCGCGCATCTCCGACACCCTGTGCGATCCGAATACCGTCGAGGCCATGCCGCCGCTGTCGGTGGACGAACCGACCGTGACCATGACCTTCGAGGTCAACAATTCCCCGTTCGCCGGCCAGGACGGCAAATACGTCACCAGCCGCCAGATCCGCGAGCGGCTCGAACGCGAGCTGATCCATAACGTCGCGCTGCGCGTGGAAGACACCGGCAGCCCCGACAAATTCCGCGTCTCCGGGCGCGGCGAGCTGCACCTCGGCATCCTGCTCGAGAACATGCGGCGCGAAGGCTACGAGCTGGGCGTGTCGCGCCCGCAGGTCATCACCAAGCAGGTGAACGGCGAGACCCACGAGCCGTACGAGCAGCTGACCGTGGACATCGAAACCCAGCATCAGGGCGCGGTCATGGAGCAACTCGGCCAGCGCAAGGGCGACCTGCTCAACATGGAACCGGACGGCAAGGGCCGCGTGCGCCTCGAGTACATGATTCCCGCGCGCGGGCTGATCGGCTTTCAGACCGACTTCCTCACCGCCACCGCCGGCAGCGGCCTGATCTATCACGTGTTTGATCACTACGGTCCGGAGAAGAAAGGCCTGGTCGGCGGCCGCATCAACGGCGTGCTGATCTCAAACGGCAACGGCATGAGCGTCGCCTACGCCCTGTTCAATCTGCAGGAGCGCGGGCGCATGTTCATCGGCCCGGGCGAGGACATGTACGAGGGCATGATCATCGGCATCCACACGCGCGACAACGATCTCGTGGTCAACGCCATGAAGGGCAAGCAGCTCACCAACATGCGCGCCTCGGGCTCGGACGAGAACGTCATCCTGGTGCCGCCGATCGAACTCACGCTCGAACGCGCCATCGAGTTCATCGATGACGACGAACTGGTGGAGATAACGCCCAACCACTTGCGTCTGCGAAAGCGCTTCCTGAAGGAAACCGACCGCAAGCGCGCCGATCGCGCCGCAGCCGGTTGA
- a CDS encoding DUF6691 family protein, whose translation MNFPFENPGIPLLVLAGVLFGYFIESAGLSSPRKLTAQFALRDWTVFRVMFTAIVVAAIGLWLFDVAGWLRFDALKIPTMFFWAMALGGALLGAGMAIGGYCPGTSVVGLFAGRLDALFFMLGMMIGMTVFSLSYDSLQTVYQAGKGPAGQTLSGLTGLPTWLWLLLLAGMAAGGFLIGNWFESRRGGKISAKELASGS comes from the coding sequence ATGAACTTTCCATTCGAAAATCCGGGCATCCCGCTTCTTGTGCTGGCCGGCGTCCTGTTCGGCTATTTCATCGAGTCCGCGGGGCTCAGCAGCCCGCGCAAGCTGACCGCCCAGTTCGCGCTGCGCGACTGGACCGTGTTCCGGGTCATGTTCACCGCCATCGTCGTGGCGGCGATCGGCTTGTGGCTGTTCGACGTAGCCGGGTGGCTGCGCTTCGACGCCCTGAAAATCCCCACCATGTTCTTCTGGGCCATGGCGCTGGGTGGCGCGCTGCTGGGCGCGGGCATGGCCATCGGCGGATACTGCCCCGGCACTTCCGTGGTCGGCCTGTTCGCCGGCCGTCTCGACGCCCTGTTCTTCATGCTCGGCATGATGATAGGCATGACGGTGTTCAGCTTGTCGTACGACTCGCTGCAGACGGTATATCAGGCGGGCAAGGGGCCGGCGGGCCAGACCCTCTCCGGGCTGACCGGTCTGCCGACCTGGCTGTGGCTGCTGCTGCTGGCCGGCATGGCGGCGGGCGGTTTCCTTATCGGCAACTGGTTTGAATCCCGGCGCGGCGGGAAGATCAGCGCCAAGGAACTGGCTTCCGGCAGTTAA
- a CDS encoding inorganic phosphate transporter, with protein sequence MTLLIVVVALALLFDYINGFHDAANSISCVVSTKALTPIQAVCWAAFFNGVVLFLAQHSLLGFEFHVADTVAKIVKTEAITLTVILAGLLASIAWNLFTWWYGIPSSSSHTLLGGFAGAAIAKAGFAVLADMGKIYLTLGFIFMAPLLGMLLAMMISIVIANLFRRANPSQADRWFRRTQLVSSAAFSLGHGSNDAQKVMGIISAALLVYAHQQSAGAVLPDWAVVDTVIRGGKQHIAHIPLWVQYSCFAAIALGTLSGGWRIIRTMGTRITKLRPVEGVAADSAGAITLYLTQFFGIPVSTTHTITGSIVGVGAVKRVSAVRWGITRRLLLAWILTIPVTGLLAAIMFHALKSALG encoded by the coding sequence ATGACCCTGCTCATTGTCGTGGTTGCGCTCGCCCTGCTGTTCGACTACATCAATGGCTTTCATGACGCGGCGAACTCGATTTCCTGCGTGGTGTCCACCAAGGCCCTGACCCCGATTCAAGCCGTGTGCTGGGCCGCGTTCTTCAATGGCGTGGTGCTGTTTCTCGCCCAGCACAGCCTGCTGGGTTTCGAATTCCACGTGGCCGACACCGTGGCGAAGATCGTGAAAACCGAGGCCATCACCCTCACGGTGATCCTGGCCGGGCTGCTGGCCTCCATTGCCTGGAACCTCTTCACCTGGTGGTACGGCATCCCGAGCAGTTCCTCGCACACCCTGCTCGGCGGATTCGCCGGCGCCGCCATCGCCAAGGCCGGGTTCGCGGTGCTGGCCGACATGGGGAAAATCTATCTCACGCTCGGTTTTATTTTCATGGCGCCGTTGCTCGGCATGCTGTTGGCCATGATGATCTCCATCGTCATCGCCAATCTGTTCCGCCGGGCCAATCCCTCGCAAGCCGACCGCTGGTTCAGGCGCACGCAGCTCGTGTCCTCGGCGGCGTTCAGCCTCGGGCATGGCAGCAACGACGCCCAGAAAGTGATGGGCATTATTTCCGCCGCGTTGCTGGTATACGCACACCAGCAAAGCGCCGGCGCCGTACTGCCCGACTGGGCCGTGGTCGATACCGTCATCCGCGGAGGGAAACAGCACATAGCCCATATCCCCCTGTGGGTTCAGTATTCCTGTTTTGCCGCCATCGCGCTCGGCACGCTTTCCGGTGGATGGCGCATCATCCGTACCATGGGCACGCGCATCACCAAGCTGCGGCCCGTCGAAGGCGTCGCGGCCGACTCCGCCGGGGCCATCACCCTCTACCTCACCCAGTTCTTCGGCATTCCCGTCAGCACCACCCACACCATCACCGGTTCGATCGTGGGGGTGGGCGCCGTCAAGCGCGTGTCGGCGGTTCGCTGGGGCATCACCCGCCGCCTGCTGCTGGCCTGGATACTCACCATTCCCGTTACGGGACTGCTCGCCGCCATCATGTTCCATGCCTTGAAATCCGCGCTGGGCTGA
- the trxA gene encoding thioredoxin has translation MATIEVTQENFNQVVNGNSMVIVDFWAPWCGPCRSFAPAYEAASEKHPDVVFAKVNTEEQQALAGYFQIRSIPTLMIFREKIIIFAQPGALPAAALEQVIEKAKALDMNEVRREIEKEQASAANKG, from the coding sequence GTGGCTACCATCGAAGTAACGCAGGAAAATTTCAATCAGGTCGTAAACGGCAACAGCATGGTGATCGTGGATTTCTGGGCGCCCTGGTGCGGGCCCTGCCGCTCGTTCGCGCCCGCGTACGAGGCAGCCTCGGAAAAACACCCGGATGTCGTGTTCGCCAAGGTCAACACCGAGGAACAGCAGGCGCTGGCCGGTTATTTCCAGATCCGCTCGATCCCGACCCTGATGATTTTCCGCGAGAAGATCATCATCTTCGCCCAACCCGGCGCGCTCCCGGCCGCGGCCCTCGAGCAGGTCATCGAGAAAGCCAAGGCGCTGGACATGAATGAAGTCCGCCGCGAGATTGAAAAGGAGCAGGCCAGCGCCGCGAACAAAGGCTGA
- the pstA gene encoding phosphate ABC transporter permease PstA, with protein MDLRYFRRRTVNIVNLTGSLLATIFGLFWLFWILWTTLSYGVAAFDWNLFHLNTPAPGATGGLANAIVGSLIMVGLATVIGTPVGILAGTYLAEYGGRTWVAATIRFINDILLSAPSIIIGLFVYEMVVIRMGHFSALAGAVALAIIMLPVVIRTTEEMLRLVPNPLREAALALGAPRWKMISLVAYRAALSGILTGVLLAVARIAGETAPLLFTALSNQFWSTDLTQPMANLPVVIFQFAMSPYPEWHTLAWAGSLLITLSVLALSILARTLLRNARLEH; from the coding sequence ATGGACCTGCGCTACTTTCGGCGACGCACCGTCAATATCGTGAACCTCACGGGTTCACTGCTCGCCACCATCTTCGGCCTGTTCTGGCTGTTCTGGATACTCTGGACCACCCTGAGCTATGGCGTGGCGGCCTTCGACTGGAATCTGTTTCATCTGAACACGCCGGCGCCCGGCGCCACCGGCGGGCTGGCCAATGCCATCGTCGGCAGCCTGATCATGGTGGGGCTGGCGACCGTGATCGGCACGCCTGTCGGCATTCTCGCCGGCACCTATCTCGCGGAATACGGCGGCCGCACCTGGGTGGCCGCGACCATCCGTTTCATCAACGACATCCTGCTGTCCGCGCCGTCGATCATTATCGGTCTTTTTGTTTACGAGATGGTCGTGATCCGGATGGGACATTTCTCCGCGCTCGCCGGCGCGGTCGCACTCGCCATCATCATGCTGCCAGTCGTGATCCGCACCACCGAGGAGATGCTGCGGCTGGTGCCGAACCCGCTGCGCGAGGCGGCGCTGGCGCTGGGCGCGCCGCGCTGGAAAATGATCTCGCTCGTGGCCTACCGCGCGGCGCTTTCCGGCATCCTCACCGGCGTGCTGCTGGCGGTCGCGCGCATTGCCGGCGAAACCGCGCCGCTGCTGTTTACCGCGCTCAGCAACCAGTTCTGGAGCACCGACCTGACGCAGCCCATGGCCAACCTGCCGGTGGTGATCTTCCAGTTTGCCATGAGCCCGTATCCGGAATGGCACACGCTGGCTTGGGCCGGTTCGCTCCTGATCACCCTGAGCGTGCTGGCGCTGAGCATCCTGGCGCGGACCCTGTTGCGCAACGCGCGACTGGAACACTGA
- the phoU gene encoding phosphate signaling complex protein PhoU, which produces MEQMHTHISRQFSAELEDIRSRVLQMGGLVEQQIEQAIEALIKGDTALGEKVIMHDTQVNKMEVTIDEECNHIIARRQPAASDLRLVVAVIKTITDLERIGDEAEKIARMAVRLAAEERPKNNYAEIQALGGYVRHMLHDALDAFARLDIEAAVRVAREDIKIDQKYDGAMRQLITYMMEDPRTITRVLNVIWAARALERIGDHSCNICEYIIYLVKGKDVRHTSLEQIEKEILGHGR; this is translated from the coding sequence ATGGAGCAAATGCATACCCATATTTCCCGCCAATTCAGCGCCGAACTGGAGGATATCCGTTCGCGCGTGCTGCAAATGGGCGGACTCGTGGAACAGCAGATCGAACAGGCCATCGAGGCGCTGATCAAGGGCGACACAGCGCTGGGTGAAAAGGTCATCATGCACGACACCCAGGTCAACAAGATGGAAGTCACCATCGACGAGGAATGCAACCATATCATTGCCCGGCGTCAGCCGGCGGCCAGTGATCTGCGACTCGTGGTGGCAGTCATCAAGACCATCACCGACCTCGAGCGTATCGGCGACGAGGCCGAGAAAATCGCGCGCATGGCCGTCCGGCTCGCGGCCGAGGAACGCCCCAAAAACAATTACGCCGAGATCCAGGCGCTCGGCGGATATGTGCGGCACATGCTGCACGACGCGCTCGACGCGTTCGCGCGCCTCGATATCGAGGCGGCGGTGCGGGTGGCGCGCGAGGACATCAAGATCGACCAGAAATACGACGGCGCCATGCGCCAGCTCATCACCTACATGATGGAAGACCCGCGCACGATTACGCGCGTGCTCAACGTCATCTGGGCGGCGCGCGCGCTCGAGCGCATCGGCGACCATTCCTGCAACATCTGCGAATACATCATTTACCTGGTGAAGGGCAAGGACGTGCGCCACACCAGCCTCGAACAGATCGAGAAGGAAATCCTCGGACACGGGCGATAA
- the pstB gene encoding phosphate ABC transporter ATP-binding protein PstB — protein MANDINSKIQVRDLNFFYGKYQALKNISLDIATNMVTAFIGPSGCGKSTLLRTFNRMYELYPGQRATGDILLDGKNVLAPGTDLFRLRARVGMVFQKPTPFPMSIYENIAFGVRLYEKLSRSEMDDRVEWAITQAALWGEVKDKLRQSGMSLSGGQQQRLCIARAIAVKPEVMLLDEPASALDPISTLKIEELIYELKKNYTIVIVTHNMQQAARVSDFTAFMYLGEAVEFGDTNTIFTNPSKKQTEDYITGRYG, from the coding sequence ATGGCGAACGACATCAACAGCAAGATTCAGGTGCGCGACCTGAATTTCTTTTACGGCAAATACCAGGCGCTCAAGAACATCAGCCTGGATATCGCCACCAACATGGTCACCGCCTTCATCGGGCCTTCCGGCTGCGGCAAGTCCACGCTGCTGCGCACTTTCAACCGCATGTACGAGCTCTATCCGGGCCAGCGCGCCACCGGCGACATCCTGCTGGACGGCAAAAACGTCCTGGCGCCGGGAACGGACCTGTTCCGGCTGCGGGCGCGGGTCGGCATGGTGTTCCAGAAACCGACACCGTTTCCCATGTCCATCTACGAGAACATCGCCTTCGGCGTGCGCCTGTATGAAAAGCTGTCGCGTTCGGAGATGGACGATCGCGTGGAATGGGCGATAACACAGGCGGCGCTGTGGGGCGAGGTCAAGGACAAGCTGCGCCAGAGCGGCATGAGCCTCTCCGGCGGCCAGCAGCAGCGGCTGTGCATCGCGCGCGCCATCGCCGTGAAACCGGAAGTGATGCTGCTCGACGAACCTGCCTCGGCGCTCGACCCGATCTCGACGCTGAAGATCGAGGAACTGATCTACGAACTCAAAAAGAACTATACTATCGTCATCGTTACGCACAACATGCAACAGGCGGCGCGCGTATCCGATTTCACCGCCTTCATGTATCTGGGAGAGGCGGTGGAATTCGGCGACACCAACACCATCTTCACCAATCCGTCGAAGAAGCAGACGGAAGATTACATCACCGGTCGTTATGGTTGA
- the pstS gene encoding phosphate ABC transporter substrate-binding protein PstS, producing MRIFPKRFKATVTAAAMALGMTAGFTQAAETINGAGATFPYPIYAKWAEAYKAKTGISMNYQSIGSGGGIKQITARTVDFGASDAPLTVEKLNEIGLTQFPMVMGGVVPVVNLEGVKPGELKLTGAVLADIYLGKITSWDDAALQKLNPGVKLPNSKITVVSRADGSGTTFIFTHYMSKVSTGFKEKIGNNTSVAWPTGVSGKGNEGVASYVQRLKGAIGYVEYAYALQNRMTFAQLQNKAGQFVKPDSETFQAAAAGADWKGTPGFNLMLTDQPGAKSWPITGATFILVYKKQEKNETAQQVLKFFNWAYHHGDKLAEQLDYVPMPASVVKLVEETWKNEIKDASGKAVWTDSMVQK from the coding sequence ATGCGTATCTTTCCCAAACGATTTAAAGCCACAGTGACTGCCGCGGCGATGGCGCTCGGCATGACCGCCGGTTTCACGCAGGCGGCCGAAACCATCAACGGCGCGGGCGCGACCTTCCCTTACCCGATCTATGCCAAATGGGCCGAGGCCTACAAGGCCAAGACCGGCATCAGCATGAATTACCAGTCCATCGGCTCGGGCGGCGGCATCAAGCAGATCACCGCCAGGACCGTGGACTTCGGCGCCTCGGATGCGCCGCTCACAGTGGAAAAACTCAACGAGATCGGATTGACGCAGTTCCCCATGGTCATGGGCGGCGTGGTGCCGGTGGTGAACCTGGAAGGCGTGAAGCCGGGCGAACTGAAACTTACCGGCGCGGTGCTCGCCGATATTTACCTCGGCAAGATCACCAGTTGGGATGACGCCGCGCTCCAGAAGCTCAATCCGGGCGTGAAACTGCCGAACAGCAAAATCACCGTCGTGTCGCGCGCTGACGGTTCCGGCACTACTTTCATCTTCACGCACTATATGTCCAAGGTCAGCACCGGATTCAAGGAAAAAATCGGCAACAACACCTCGGTCGCCTGGCCCACCGGCGTGAGTGGCAAAGGCAACGAGGGTGTGGCCTCGTACGTGCAGCGCCTGAAGGGCGCGATCGGCTACGTCGAGTATGCCTACGCGCTGCAGAACAGGATGACGTTTGCCCAGCTGCAGAACAAGGCCGGCCAGTTCGTGAAGCCGGACAGCGAAACGTTCCAGGCCGCGGCCGCGGGCGCCGACTGGAAAGGCACGCCGGGCTTCAATCTGATGCTGACCGATCAGCCGGGCGCGAAGAGCTGGCCGATCACGGGTGCGACGTTCATCCTGGTGTACAAAAAACAGGAAAAAAACGAAACCGCCCAGCAGGTGCTGAAGTTTTTCAACTGGGCCTATCACCACGGCGACAAGCTCGCCGAGCAACTGGATTACGTGCCCATGCCGGCCAGCGTCGTCAAACTGGTCGAGGAAACGTGGAAAAACGAGATCAAGGATGCGAGCGGAAAAGCTGTCTGGACCGACAGCATGGTCCAGAAGTAG